A stretch of the Veillonella parvula DSM 2008 genome encodes the following:
- a CDS encoding DUF2939 domain-containing protein, with amino-acid sequence MNKFNSKGIIIALIIAIVGAMAAAWYFLWYVPHTPAYTLKIIHQAVQDKDADEALRHVDIKSIVKNIVEREGNKYVDTSTPLGKATIAATKTFGPALIEDVIRTYIEDPDSFKSESPTNNTTTANDDNKSMVDRLVEGRLFKEHDVEVKNLKSEDNGDTATVTVTIQNNKKNMTKDIRVLMRHLGDGTWVIYDIPDIEDLYTITRK; translated from the coding sequence ATGAATAAGTTCAATTCAAAAGGTATTATTATCGCTCTTATCATAGCTATTGTAGGAGCGATGGCCGCAGCATGGTACTTCTTATGGTATGTACCACATACACCAGCCTACACATTAAAAATCATTCACCAAGCAGTACAAGATAAAGATGCAGACGAAGCATTACGCCACGTAGATATAAAATCCATTGTAAAAAACATTGTAGAACGAGAAGGCAATAAATATGTCGATACATCTACCCCACTTGGTAAAGCTACAATAGCAGCTACCAAAACATTTGGACCAGCTCTTATCGAAGACGTAATACGGACATATATCGAAGATCCTGACAGTTTTAAATCTGAATCACCTACCAATAATACTACTACAGCAAATGATGATAATAAGTCTATGGTAGATCGTCTTGTAGAAGGTCGCCTATTTAAGGAACATGATGTAGAGGTTAAAAACCTGAAGTCAGAAGATAATGGTGATACGGCTACTGTGACTGTAACGATACAAAATAATAAAAAGAATATGACAAAAGATATAAGAGTTTTGATGCGTCATTTAGGAGATGGAACATGGGTAATTTACGATATTCCTGATATCGAGGACCTATATACTATCACTAGAAAATAA
- a CDS encoding virulence RhuM family protein, with product MFFFFPDGIAPQGDIIIYQSDNNNMTTNVLFKDETFWMSQKEIALLFGVDRTVISKHLKNVFANQELDENSVCAKIAHTAEDGKTYQVIFYNLDAIIAVGYRVNSKEATRFRMWATDTLKEYIVKGFVLNDDMLKNGRQFGKDYFDELLARIKEIRASERRFYQKITDIFAQCSYDYDKDSIEAKQFYATVQNKLHWAITNKTAAEIIADRADHNKPHMGLTTWKTAPDGKIISTDVVIAKNYLLQEEISELNNIVSMFLDYAENQARRKNLMMMDDWSYRLDSFLQFNEYDILSNAGKISKKVADNLAKKEFKKYRIIQDREFKSDFDKLTASTMKKK from the coding sequence ATGTTTTTCTTTTTTCCTGATGGCATTGCACCACAAGGCGATATCATCATATATCAATCCGACAATAACAATATGACAACAAATGTTTTATTTAAGGATGAAACATTCTGGATGTCACAAAAAGAAATTGCATTGCTATTTGGCGTAGATAGAACAGTAATAAGCAAACATTTAAAAAACGTTTTTGCTAATCAAGAATTAGATGAAAATTCAGTATGTGCAAAAATTGCACATACTGCAGAGGATGGAAAAACCTACCAGGTAATATTCTATAATTTAGATGCCATTATTGCTGTCGGATATAGAGTAAACAGCAAAGAGGCTACTAGATTTAGAATGTGGGCTACAGACACATTAAAAGAATATATTGTCAAAGGGTTTGTGCTTAATGATGACATGCTGAAAAACGGACGTCAATTTGGAAAAGATTATTTTGATGAATTATTAGCCCGTATAAAAGAAATACGTGCATCTGAACGTCGATTTTATCAGAAGATTACAGACATTTTTGCACAATGTAGTTATGACTACGACAAAGATAGTATTGAAGCCAAGCAATTTTATGCTACTGTTCAAAATAAATTGCATTGGGCTATTACCAATAAAACTGCAGCTGAAATTATTGCTGATCGTGCAGACCATAACAAGCCCCATATGGGATTAACTACATGGAAAACTGCGCCTGACGGCAAAATCATAAGTACAGATGTAGTTATAGCTAAAAATTATCTTTTACAAGAAGAAATATCCGAACTCAATAATATCGTCAGCATGTTTCTAGACTATGCGGAAAATCAAGCAAGGCGTAAAAATCTTATGATGATGGATGATTGGTCATACAGGCTAGACAGTTTTTTGCAGTTTAATGAATATGATATCCTGTCTAACGCAGGGAAAATATCAAAGAAAGTGGCGGATAACTTAGCTAAAAAAGAATTTAAAAAATATCGAATTATTCAAGATCGAGAGTTTAAATCTGATTTTGACAAACTTACTGCTTCTACAATGAAAAAGAAATAG
- a CDS encoding helix-turn-helix domain-containing protein has translation MTPNKGDKIKNLRIQNKMTLEEVGNRIGVSKQTLYKYENNIITNIPSDKIEGLAKIFNVSPALIMGWDDTPKEYYKDAEAAEFTEYLRTRPGARMLFSAAKDISKEDMEKAVEYIELLKLKHK, from the coding sequence ATGACTCCCAACAAAGGAGATAAAATCAAAAATCTCAGAATTCAAAATAAAATGACTCTAGAAGAAGTCGGCAATAGGATTGGAGTCTCAAAACAAACGTTATATAAATATGAAAATAATATAATTACAAATATACCTTCAGATAAAATAGAAGGATTAGCCAAAATATTTAATGTATCTCCTGCTCTAATAATGGGCTGGGATGACACGCCTAAAGAGTACTATAAAGACGCTGAAGCAGCTGAATTCACTGAGTACTTGCGCACACGCCCAGGTGCTCGTATGCTATTCTCTGCAGCAAAAGATATTAGTAAGGAGGATATGGAGAAAGCAGTTGAGTATATAGAACTGCTGAAATTAAAACATAAATAG